A genome region from Primulina eburnea isolate SZY01 chromosome 9, ASM2296580v1, whole genome shotgun sequence includes the following:
- the LOC140841513 gene encoding tubulin alpha-2 chain, translated as MRECISIHIGQAGIQVGNACWELYCLEHGIQADGQMPGDTTVGGGDDAFNTFFSETGAGKHVPRAVFVDLEPTVIDEVRTGGYRQLFHPEQLISGKEDAANNFARGHYTIGKEIVDLCLDRIRKLADNCTGLQGFLVFHAVGGGTGSGLGSLLLERLSVDYGKKSKLGFTIYPSPQVSTAVVEPYNSVLSTHSLLEHTDVAVLLDNEAIYDICRKSLDIERPTYTNLNRLISQVISSLTASLRFDGALNVDVNEFQTNLVPYPRIHFMLSSYAPVISAEKAYHEQLSVAEITNTAFEPSSMMVKCDPRHGKYMACCLMYRGDVVPKDVNAAVATIKTKRTIQFVDWCPTGFKCGINYQPPTVVPGGDLAKVQRAVCMISNSTSVAEVFSRIDHKFDLMYCKRAFVHWYVGEGMEEGEFSEAREDLAALEKDYEEVGAEGPEGDDEDEYE; from the exons ATGAGAGAGTGCATTTCGATCCACATTGGTCAGGCTGGTATTCAGGTCGGAAATGCCTGCTGGGAGCTTTACTGCCTCGAACATGGCATCCAG GCTGATGGGCAAATGCCCGGAGATACCACTGTTGGCGGAGGAGATGATGCTTTCAACACGTTCTTCAGTGAAACAGGCGCTGGGAAACACGTCCCACGTGCTGTTTTCGTTGATCTTGAGCCCACAGTGATCGACGAGGTGCGCACAGGTGGTTATCGCCAGCTCTTCCATCCGGAGCAGCTGATCAGCGGCAAAGAGGATGCTGCCAACAACTTTGCTAGAGGTCATTACACTATTGGCAAAGAGATCGTGGATCTCTGCCTTGATAGGATCCGGAAGCTTGCAGACAACTGTACCGGTTTGCAAGGTTTTCTGGTGTTCCATGCTGTTGGTGGAGGCACCGGATCTGGGCTTGGGTCTTTGTTGCTGGAGAGACTGTCTGTTGACTACGGTAAAAAGTCTAAGCTTGGATTCACTATTTACCCTTCCCCTCAGGTTTCAACTGCCGTGGTTGAGCCATACAACTCTGTGCTTTCGACCCATTCTCTTCTGGAGCACACCGATGTTGCTGTGCTTCTTGATAACGAGGCCATATATGACATCTGCCGTAAATCACTTGATATTGAGAGGCCTACATATACCAACCTCAACAGGCTCATTTCTCAG GTGATATCTTCTCTGACTGCATCTTTACGATTTGATGGGGCATTGAACGTGGATGTGAACGAGTTCCAAACTAACTTGGTCCCATACCCAAGAATCCATTTCATGCTATCATCATATGCACCTGTTATCTCGGCTGAGAAGGCGTACCACGAGCAACTCTCTGTTGCTGAAATCACCAACACTGCTTTCGAGCCGTCGTCTATGATGGTGAAGTGTGACCCTCGCCATGGGAAATACATGGCCTGCTGTTTGATGTATAGGGGTGATGTTGTCCCCAAGGATGTGAATGCTGCTGTTGCCACCATCAAAACCAAGAGGACAATTCAATTCGTGGACTGGTGCCCAACTGGGTTCAAGTGCGGTATCAACTATCAGCCCCCTACTGTCGTTCCTGGTGGAGATTTGGCCAAGGTGCAGAGGGCTGTTTGCATGATTTCCAACTCAACCAGTGTCGCTGAGGTCTTCTCAAGAATTGATCACAAGTTCGATCTGATGTACTGCAAACGTGCGTTCGTGCATTGGTATGTCGGTGAGGGTATGGAAGAAGGAGAGTTCTCCGAAGCAAGGGAAGACCTGGCTGCTCTCGAGAAGGACTACGAGGAAGTTGGAGCCGAAGGTCCTGAAGGAGATGATGAAGATGAGTATGAATAG
- the LOC140840513 gene encoding transcription factor PRE5-like, translating into MSSRRSRAQSAAAGSSRISDDQIIELVSKLHQLLPEINRSNGRRTNKASANKVLQETCNYIKNLHKEVDNLSDRLSQLLSTVDADSPEAAIIRTLI; encoded by the exons ATGTCTAGTAGGAGGTCAAGAGCACAGTCAGCAGCAGCAGGGAGTTCAAGAATATCAGATGATCAGATCATTGAACTTGTCTCCAAATTGCATCAACTCCTTCCTGAGATTAATCGAAGCAATGGTCGTCGAACCAACAAG GCATCGGCAAACAAAGTTCTTCAAGAAACTTGCAACTACATTAAGAACTTGCACAAAGAGGTGGATAATTTGAGTGATAGGCTATCCCAGTTGCTGTCCACCGTAGATGCCGATAGCCCCGAGGCCGCGATTATTAGGACTTTGATTTAA